A stretch of Primulina tabacum isolate GXHZ01 chromosome 13, ASM2559414v2, whole genome shotgun sequence DNA encodes these proteins:
- the LOC142522594 gene encoding protein MOR1 isoform X4, whose amino-acid sequence MSEDEKLLKEAKKLPWEDRLTHKNWKVRNDANIDLAAVCDSISDPKDPRLREFGPFFKKLLADSNAPVQEKALDALIAFLRAADADVGRYAKEVCDAIVAKCLTGRPKTVEKSQMAFMLWVELEAVDTFLDAMEKAIKNKVAKAVVPAIDVMFQALSEFGTKIVPPKKLLKMLPELFDHQDQNVRASSKGLTLELCRWIGKEPVKSILFEKMRDTMKKELEAELANVLGTAKPTRKIRSEQDKEPEVETASEVVGAGPAEGTVDDTPLEIDEYELIDPVEILTPLDKSGFWEGVKAAKWSERKEAVAELTKLASTKRIAPGDFSEVCRTLKKIITDVNIAVAVEAVQALGNLSRGLRTHFSSNSRVLLPILLEKLKEKKPTLVEALTLTLQAMHQSGCLNLTDIVEDVKTAVKNKVPHVRSLTLNWVTYCIETSNRAAILKAHKEYVPICMECLNDGTPEVRDAAFSALASIAKMVGMRPLEKSLEKLDDVRKKKLAEMIGGSTADPSTVSSSAANLSSGRSLSSTEASDVSFVRRSAASMLSGKKPIHTAPVIKKGSSSKSVSTKKGDGGGQSKVSKPAEPDDVEPAEMSLEEIESRLGSLIQSDTISQLKSAVWKERLEAIVSFKEQTEAIIDINPSVEVLIRLLCVVPGWNEKNVQVQQQIVDIITHIASTASKFPKKCVVLCLLGISERVADIKTRAQAMKCLTTFCEAVGPGFIFERLYKIMKEHKNPKVLSEGLLWLVSAVEDFGISCIKLKDLIDFCKDIGLQSSAAATRNATIKLIGVLHKFVGPDIKGFLSDVKPALLSALDAECEKNPYEGTSAVPKKTVKVTDAASSLASGGLDGLPREDISEKITPTLLKGLECSDWKIRFESIESVNKIVEEANRRIQPTGTGELFGALRSRLHDSNKNLIMTTLSTIGVLASAMGQAIEKSSKQGILSDILKCLGDNKKQMRECTLSTLDAWLAAVHLDKMVPYVSAALTDTKLGAEGRKDLFDWLSRQLSESTNFPDAIHMLKPSATSMTDKSADVRKAAETLFGEILRICGQEMVTKNLRDIQGSALAIVIERLKPHGAFQESFEPGRAASSGLTSKNSSKVGKANVHGDRASRHGNKAAPTRTLSTKGSRQELIMSVQDINLQSQALLNVKDSNKDDRERMVVRRFKFEELRLEQIQDLESDVTKYFREDLHRRLLSADFKKQVDGIEMLQKPLPAMRMEVIEVLDILLKWFVMRFCESNTSCLLKVLEFLPELLDMLKNEGYTMTEAEAAIFLPCLVEKSGHNIEKVREKMRELMKQMIHMYSATKTFPYVLEGLRSRNNRTRIECADLVGFLLDNYGAEISGQLKSLQIVASLTAERDGDARKAALNTLAIGYKILGEDIWRYVGKLTEAQRSMLDDRFKWKAREMDKRKEGRPGEARAAIRRSVRDNGSDLAEQSGVVARSVAVPMFNRESYGHLEVQTDKLPILQAYSSMGPTDWNEALDIIAYGSPDQSVEGMKVVCHELAHATADPEGSSMGDVVKDADRLVSCLAKKIVKTFDFSLSGASSRSCKYVLNTLMQIFQTKTLAHAVKESTLDSLITELLLWLLDERVPQMDDGSQLLRALNILMFKILDNADRTSSFVVLINLLLPLDPSRWPSPAANESLVIRNQKFSDLVVKCLIKLTKVLQSTIYDIDLDRILQSIHIYLQELGMDEIRKRAGADDKPLRMVKTVMHELVKLRGTAIKGHLSLTLAAARMLTPSGPVGQTHWTDSTANNSAPATHSADAQLKQELAAIFKKIGDKQTSSIGLYELYRITQLYPQVDIFAQLQNASNAFRTYIRDGLAQMERNAAAGRTPSSVPLSTPPPVTLNPSPRFGALSPVNTNSLSDSTNTNTRIEPTNFTLPPSYAEDHRPVNTVSPRGPTSDQSVFQHLDESRTDILPSVTNGTLDAIRERMKSIQLAAAQVNPEPRNRPLVQVNGNISHPYGAEGLSANNPTQSGILPMDEKALSGLQARMERLKSGSFDFM is encoded by the exons ATGTCGGAGGATGAGAAGTTGTTGAAGGAGGCAAAGAAATTGCCATGGGAGGATAGATTAACCCACAAGAATTGGAAAGTGAGGAACGATGCGAATATCGATTTAGCCGCTGTTTGCGACTCCATCTCGGATCCCAAGGACCCGCGCCTTCGTGAATTTG GGCCATTTTTCAAGAAGTTGTTGGCGGATTCTAATGCTCCGGTGCAGGAGAAGGCTCTCGATGCACTCATTGCTTTTTTGAGAGCAGCGGATGCCGACGTTGGAAG GTATGCGAAAGAGGTATGCGATGCAATTGTGGCCAAATGTCTAACAGGAAGACCGAAAACAGTGGAGAAGTCACAAATGGCGTTTATGCTATGGGTTGAGTTGGAGGCTGTAGACACTTTCCTT GATGCCATGGAGAAAGCGATAAAAAATAAAGTTGCGAAGGCAGTTGTGCCTGCAATAGATGTAATGTTTCAAGCTTTAAG TGAATTTGGGACAAAGATAGTGCCAcccaaaaaattattgaaaatgcTTCCCGAACTTTTTGATCACCAAGATCAGAATGTTCGTGCTTCTTCCAAGGGGCTAACACTAGAGCTTTGTCGTTGGATTGGAAAGGAACCTGTCAAATCGATATTGTTTGAAAAGATGCGAGATACTATG AAAAAAGAGTTGGAGGCTGAGCTTGCTAATGTACTTGGAACTGCAAAACCGACGCGTAAGATAAG ATCTGAGCAAGACAAGGAGCCAGAAGTAGAAACTGCTTCTGAGGTTGTGGGAGCTGGCCCTGCTGAAGGAACCGTAGATGATA CTCCTCTGGAGATAGATGAATATGAACTTATTGATCCAGTTGAAATACTGACACCTTTGGATAAGTCTGGATTCTGGGAAGGAGTG aaagCTGCCAAATGGTCTGAGAGAAAAGAGGCTGTTGCTGAATTGACCAAACTTGCATCCACGAAACGGATTGCCCCTGGAGATTTTTCGGAAGTTTGTCGAACATTAAAAAAG ATTATTACGGATGTAAATATTGCTGTTGCAGTCGAAGCAGTACAAGCACTTGGAAATCTTTCAAGGGGTCTAAGAACCCATTTCTCAAGCAATTCTCGTGTCTTATTGCCCATATTGCTG GAAAAACTGAAGGAGAAGAAACCAACTTTGGTGGAGGCACTTACACTAACTCTTCAAGCAATGCACCAGTCTGGATGCTTAAATCTTACGGACATTGTTGAAG ATGTTAAGACAGCAGTTAAAAATAAAGTTCCTCATGTTAGATCATTGACGTTGAACTGGGTTACCTATTGTATCGAAACAAGTAACAGGGCTGCTATTCTTAAAGCGCACAAGGAATATGTTCCAATCTGCATGGAG TGCCTAAATGATGGAACACCTGAAGTGAGGGATGCAGCATTCTCTGCTTTGGCATCTATTGCTAAG ATGGTTGGTATGAGACCTTTAGAAAAGTCGCTGGAAAAGCTCGATGATGTTAGGAAAAAGAAATTAGCTGAAATGATTGGAGGATCGACGGCGGACCCATCCACTGTTTCAAGCTCAG CTGCCAACCTATCTTCTGGGAGAAGTTTGTCTTCCACCGAG GCTTCTGATGTATCATTTGTTAGAAGATCAGCGGCCAGTATGCTTAGTGGGAAGAAACCTATTCATACAGCT CCAGTTATCAAGAAAGGTTCCTCCAGTAAATCGGTTTCCACCAAGAAAGGTGATGGAGGAGGACAATCAAAAGTTTCAAAACCTGCAGAACCTGACGATGTAGAG CCAGCTGAAATGAGTTTGGAAGAGATTGAAAGCAGATTAGGATCCCTTATACAGTCagatacaatttctcagttgaAGAGTGCTGTTTGGAAAGAGAGACTTGAAG CTATTGTGTCTTTCAAAGAGCAGACGGAAGCAATAATCGACATCAACCCATCAGTTGAGGTTTTGATCCGTTTACTTTGTGTAGTTCCTGGTTGGAATGAGAAAAATGTTCAG GTTCAGCAACAGATTGTCGATATCATCACTCACATTGCCTCAACTGCATCAAAGTTTCCAAAAAAATGTGTTGTTCTTTGCCTTTTAG GTATCAGTGAAAGAGTTGCTGACATCAAGACTCGTGCTCAGGCCATGAAGTGTCTTACTACATTTTGTGAAGCTGTAGGTCCTGGTTTCATATTTGAGAGG ctttataaaattatgaaagagCACAAGAATCCCAAGGTTCTGAGTGAAGGACTATTGTGGTTGGTTTCTGCCGTTGAGGATTTTGGTATTTCATGCATTAAACTGAAG GATTTAATCGACTTCTGCAAGGATATTGGTTTGCAATCTAGTGCTGCTGCCACTAGAAATGCTACTATCAAACTTATTggtgttttacacaagtttgtTGGTCCAG ACATTAAGGGATTTCTCTCAGATGTAAAACCTGCTCTTTTAAGCGCGCTTGATGCTGAGTGTGAAAAAAATCCTTATGAG GGGACATCAGCAGTTCCGAAGAAGACTGTGAAAGTAACCGATGCTGCATCATCCTTGGCTTCTGGTGGGCTAGATGGCCTACCACGCGAAGACATAAGCGAAAAGATTACCCCTACCTTGTTGAAAGGCCTTGAATGTTCTGACTGGAAG ATCCGTTTCGAGTCAATTGAAAGTGTTAACAAAATTGTAGAAGAGGCCAACAGACGTATTCAACCTACTGGAACTG GGGAGCTTTTTGGAGCTCTAAGAAGCCGTCTGCATGACAGCAATAAAAACTTGATCATGACAACTTTGTCCACTATTGGTGTTCTTGCATCTGCCATGGGACAGGCAATCGAGAAGTCCAGCAAG CAGGGTATTCTATCAGATATTTTGAAATGCCTTGGTGACAATAAGAAACAAATGAGAGAGTGCACTCTGAGCACCTTAGACGCTTGGCTTGCTGCTGTTCATCTTGATAAAATG GTCCCTTATGTTTCAGCTGCTCTTACTGACACTAAGCTTGGTGCGGAAGGGCGCAAGGATCTCTTTGACTGGTTATCTAGACAACTTAGTGAATCGACTAATTTTCCTGATGCTATACATATGCTAAAACCTTCTGCGACTTCTATGACA GATAAATCAGCAGATGTTCGTAAAGCTGCTGAAACATTGTTTGGTGAAATATTGAGAATTTGTGGACAAGAAATG GTGACcaaaaatttgagagatatTCAAGGGTCTGCTTTAGCTATTGTCATTGAGCGATTAAAGCCACACGGGGCTTTTCAAG AAAGTTTTGAGCCTGGCCGGGCAGCTTCTTCTGGCTTGACATCCAAAAACAGCTCGAAAGTCGGAAAAGCCAATGTTCATGGCGATCGTGCATCACGACATGGAAACAAGGCCGCTCCTACA AGAACTCTTTCTACGAAGGGCTCAAGACAAGAGTTAATTATGTCCGTTCAAGATATCAACTTGCAGTCACAGGCTTTGCTTAATGTTAAAGATTCAAATAAG GATGATAGAGAGAGAATGGTTGTTCGCAGATTTAAGTTTGAAGAATTACGTTTAGAGCAAATTCAAGATCTCGag AGTGATGTCACGAAGTACTTCCGAGAGGATTTGCATAGGCGGTTGTTAAGCGCGGACTTTAAGAAGCAAGTTGATGGAATTGAGATGCTGCAGAAG CCCCTTCCGGCCATGAGAATGGAGGTAATTGAAGTCTTGGATATACTCTTGAAGTGGTTTGTGATGAGGTTCTGTGAATCCAATACATCATGCCTATTAAAG GTTCTGGAATTTCTACCTGAACTTCTGGACATGTTGAAGAATGAGGGCTACACAATGACTGAAGCAGAGGCAGCcatttttcttccttgcttggTTGAGAAG TCTGGGCATAACATTGAAAAAGTAAGAGAGAAAATGCGAGAGTTGATGAAGCAAATGATCCACATGTATTCGGCGACAAAAACTTTTCCTTATGTTTTGGAAGGTTTGCGTTCTAGAAACAATAGGACACGGATCGAATGTGCTGACCTTGTCGGATTCTTACTCGATAATTATGGAGCTGAG ATAAGCGGGCAGTTAAAATCCTTGCAAATTGTTGCAAGTTTAACTGCTGAACGAGACGGTGATGCTAGGAAGGCTGCTTTAAATACTTTGGCCATCGGATATAAGATTCTTG GTGAAGACATTTGGAGATACGTTGGTAAGCTTACTGAAGCACAACGAAGTATGTTAGATGATCGATTTAAGTGGAAG GCTCGGGAGATGGATAAAAGGAAAGAAGGAAGACCAGGGGAAGCCAGGGCTGCTATAAGGCGTTCAGTGAGAGATAATGG GTCTGATCTAGCTGAGCAAAGTGGGGTAGTTGCTCGCTCTGTGGCTGTCCCAATGTTCAACAG GGAGAGTTATGGTCATCTTGAAGTTCAAACAGACAAACTTCCAATTCTTCAAGCATATTCCAGTATGGGTCCCACAGACTGGAATGAAGCTTTGGATATCATAGCTTATGGTTCACCTGATCAG TCTGTTGAAGGAATGAAAGTTGTGTGCCATGAATTGGCACATGCAACTGCTGATCCTGAAGGCAGCAGTATGGGCGATGTAGTGAAAGATGCTGATAGACTGGTCTCATGTTTAGCTAAAAAG ATAGTAAAGACTTTTGACTTTAGTCTCAGTGGTGCTTCATCAAGGTCTTGTAAATATGTCCTGAACACTCTCATGCAG ATTTTTCAGACCAAGACACTTGCTCACGCTGTGAAGGAAAGCACGCTTGATAGTCTCATTACAGAACTATTGCTTTGGCTTTTGGACGAAAGGGTTCCACAGATGGATGACGGCAGTCAACTTTTGAGAGCTTTGAATATTCTGATGTTCAAGATTCTG GATAATGCCGACCGTACTTCATCCTTTGTCGTGCTTATAAATCTCTTGCTACCACTTGATCCATCAAGATGGCCATCTCCAGCAGCAAATGAGTCACTTGTTATTAGAAATCAGAAATTTTCTGATTTGGTTGTTAAATGTTTAATCAAACTTACAAAG GTTTTGCAAAGTACAATATATGACATAGACCTTGATCGCATTCTTCAAAGTATCCATATATATCTACAAGAACTAGGAATGGATGAAATACGGAAGAG AGCGGGGGCTGATGACAAACCACTTCGAATGGTTAAAACTGTAATGCATGAGCTTGTTAAGCTTCGAGGAACTGCCATAAAGGGTCACCTTTCCCTG ACCTTGGCGGCTGCTAGAATGTTGACACCATCTGGGCCTGTTGGGCAAACTCACTGGACTGATTCAACAGCCAATAACTCAGCACCTGCAACTCACTCCGCAGATGCTCAATTGAAG CAAGAATTGGCTGCAATCTTTAAGAAAATTGGTGACAAACAAACTAGCTCAATCGGGTTGTATGAACTATATCGCATTACACAACTATATCCTCAG GTTGACATTTTCGCTCAACTGCAAAATGCCAGCAACGCGTTTCGAACTTACATTAGAGATGGTTTAGCACAG atggagagaaatgccgcTGCAGGAAGGACGCCTTCGAGTGTACCCCTGTCCACTCCGCCCCCAGTGACACTCAACCCTTCTCCAAGATTTGGAGCTCTATCTCCCGTAAATACAAATTCATTAAGTGATTCAACGAATACAAATACAAGAATCGAACCCACAAACTTCACTTTACCACCATCATATGCTGAAGATCATCGACCTGTTAATACCGTCTCACCAAGAGGTCCCACTTCCGATCAATCAGTATTCCAGCATTTAGACGAGTCAAGAACTGACATACTACCATCAG TTACAAACGGTACATTGGATGCAATTAGGGAAAGAATGAAGAGTATCCAATTGGCAGCAGCTCAAGTGAATCCTGAGCCAAGGAACCGACCACTGGTACAAGTAAATGGAAATATTAGCCATCCATATGGGGCAGAAGGGCTCAGTGCCAATAATCCTACGCAGAGCGGTATCCTTCCTATGGATGAGAAGGCGTTGTCCGGCCTACAGGCTCGTATGGAGCGATTAAAGAGTGGATCATTCGACTTTATGTAA